A region of the Dysidea avara chromosome 9, odDysAvar1.4, whole genome shotgun sequence genome:
actaaaaccaaaaccaaaagattttctatgctcaactaaaactataactaaaattaaaaggctttcatgtttttaactaaaactaaaacaacaaagacaatatgtgaccggatgtgacaaaaccaggcttccacacacatccaattcttcgactttaatcacttgtaacttgatcactcagtatgctattggcctacaattttcacaaaattcattCATTGCATTATGTAATAACAGGTGacaatttgaaagtgatagcttactcctacattgagttatggtccttcaaagtcacacatctggatgtgtgtggaagcctggttttgtcaaatctggtcacatataaccaTAAttaatctataactaaaatgaattaagaaagattactataactaaaactctTCACTATATTGTTCAGACCAATGTATGTATAAGTTCACATATGTTCTACAGGTGGAACAAAGCACAGAATGAAACTGTGCTGCTGTATGTAGCATCAAAACATCAACATATGCTATAGTTTGTGACCTGATGGTGGTTTGgcgattattagtttctcatcctaaaactaaaagtacttttagtaagacaaatatgtattagttaactaaaactaaatctataactaaaagcaaatccatatTATAACTAAATCCATAACTATAATAAAATACAACAGAatattttactaaaactaaatctaaaactaaaaagaatcggaaaagattactaaaactataactaaaactaaaagattttcttatgtacaactaatactataatactatatataacatttttagaaatgttactataaggcccctatttggcgattattagtttctcatccactgcctgcatccttcttaagctaccgcatggtaaaccattatttactctgtgcatgctcagaagaacacgtgataccaaactgttataatttttgttgatgaacgctacaatgcgctatatatcaccaggagaactgttgttttccttagcaaattgctgcagtgccagttgcaatcgtgctctatcgacttcatcaaagttAGAAGACTTTTTTTTCCAGGTGAAAATTGTGCTATCTCCTATTTCCAAAGTCTATCCATCTTGCCTTCCAACTTTTCTTCCCAAAATGACTTACAGGCTTCCCttgatgatcaattatttgcaagcattttcaacacctcCACAATCCGTGACCAGGCTCGTTTATGTGCTGTTGCTCACTCCTCTGGTGTCAGCAGTGGCTGGCTGAAGGCCATCCCTCAACCAACATTGGGTTTGGCCTTTTCtccacatgagtttgttatcGCTGTCCGTTTATGGTTGGGTGTTCCTCTTTTCccattgttaccactttgtacatgtttgtctgtcatagatcagtttggtgaccatcttcttggtTGCTCTCATGGCCCACTACGTATCCAACGCCATGATGCTCTTGTTTCTATAGTACATCATGCAGCATTGCTCTActgcatatacatatacattctCTTTTAGTGGGCATCATCTTACAATTGCCACAGTGATACCTgtaggaattgtattattaggTGACAAGTAGTGGTAGAATAGTCCTACCAACTCATATCATTGGGCAATTTCCCGGCCAAGTAGCTCTTCATCAGACGATGATTCATCCTCAGTCAGTTGGTCTGTATCACTAGCGTTAGCATTGAGGTTAGCATCTATTGGCTCCAATTGGTAAGGTTCAAGAGAGGTTCCAGCTATCTCCTCAGTATTTTCGTGATAGTCTGTGTCTTCGCTGAAAATGCTCATTTCGTTGCTAGAGACCAAACTGGAAACGTCACTATATTCATCGGAAATATCTTGGGAATCAATCTATGATCAATCAAACTGAGATTTCAAGCCAGTAGTACAGCAGGAGTCCGTTGACGACTTGGAAGTATCCATAACAAAGTCTTTCTATACCTATTACTTCACTCTAATACGTGACTGAATTACTAATAAGATCTGATTCTTCCATGGAATGTATACTTCATTCACGCAGCGTTCCCCCTCTGATGTCAGCAACTTATGACGCGTTATGACGCGTTATAACGTATGATTACTCGTGAAACATTTTTGATCGTGTATTTCATTAACAAATCATACAGTAAATTAAATACAACTATACACAAGGGTATTAAATCAATACAGTAATgaaataaaaaaagaattttaaaattccatgtcTCCCTCCCTTTAACTAGTTTAAGTGAAGTTCaagaaaaatgcaaacaagtcgggttttcgctcagcgggtcacaaataTGATCACACATgcagtacatacacaaaatactttACCGTCTTAGGGAGGGGATATTTCACTTCAACGTTGAAGAAAACGGACTCTGGAAGTTCCTTTAGTACCTACACATGAGCACACAGTGATGTGTCATTAACCATCTGATCTACAGGTACACATCACGCATGTTATAAAGTGGCATTGTATAACATGCTTCACTCTGGTAGCTCATATTTTAGTCATTTAATAGAGCTTATGGTACAATGTTTAGAATAGTCCTTCAAGAAATGAAATATTTATTTTTCTATTGAAATAACTTCTGGTATACACATGCAGGCACACCTCATAACAGCCCTTGGAGATTGTACGATGAATGTACATAAACCTGcctaataaggtcacctgtatAAACTGACAATGCATACATGTGATCTAACAATAgaagcatatgtgaccgggcctgcgaaaatagggcatgtgggcacacaatttttgcctactttttcaaagtttcaccactcataacattttgcaCCATTATGCTATGAAACTGCAATTTCCAGCTAttaataagcatttaattggcatcatgatgcaagttacagaatggaaatatacttttccagtactgagatatgacctgtagagtgacagggtgtagtttgtgcccacatgccctgttttcgcaggcccggtcacatatatatatatacgtgaccagattttacagaaccgaaccaaatcgcacatcaggcaaaatcaaactaacactaccagtggatagctacactatcgtactacaagttttgaccctcagcactactcaaactacacgaggctggttttagtagacgtcttttctgggtggtgtggagtgcccaaatggcggtttcaagccttgtgaaggacctggcttggcaagaatcagtggtttattggtggacagccttataatgttggccagacgtgttctctgtagaggccagacgtgttctctgtagattttgctacatatcagccactaaggagccagcacagccctgtaatctcgtgtctggactccaatcgtggtctgcctccattttgaggcctatcttttgccctccccgccaccccccagcctccacccctttgtgagcactcgtgatactacttcgcttgtccaactgctcagattttctatcatatttggcgggaaactgtacaagcagctacacgtactggaagtggcttgaaaggtaacagattgatgcatcttttgtgtaaatttcatacgcgtgcttgttatccttggagagttatgctggcttcaattctttaaaaccgtttatctcgaaacttctaatgtgcgatttggatcgtttttccaaaatccagtcacatatatagtttgGTATGGCACAGGCGACCAAATTAGAATAGGAGTAACTTACGCAACTGCCACTTAGCTAGAAATCTTCAAAGGGGAAAATTGGACATGTTAAATGTATAGAAAAGAATTCTAATGGCCCCTTAGTAATGGAGGTTTTCTGATCTACGGTACAATGATGAGTGCATGTCAACATCACCTCTCTGAGATGTGGAAACACTTTATTCTTGCTGTGTCCACCCAGCTCAACTCCTGTGGTTTGTATGACACAGTACAAGCATTGTACACACACCCGGAGCTATTGTATTGGCTGGTGGTGGCTGGAGTGGATTAAGGCTTTTACCATGGAATAGCTACCATACAGCACTGTGGTGGGGGGTAGAGTGCTACTGGTTGGTGCTAAACCATCAAAACCTGCTCCACATAGTACACACATTTCACGTTCAAACGCATGATGACAATTTCGTCATCACACTTGTGACGTGGTACAATAACATATCTAACTAACACTTACCTGGAGATGATAATGGGATCCGAGATTTATCTTTGCTGGAAAGCTGAAAAACATGATACATAATGACAAACATCTAGCTTTGCGTTCTCATTTTTTCTATCTTAAAAGATTTAATCTGGTCATAAGTCAAATCTTTCAACAGAACATCAAAATAGTGATCCTGTAATGGATTATACAGTAACTGCAGCAAAAAGTTATTTCATACACTGTAATAGTCACATACAACAAATAACAAAGCTGTGGACAGTTTCCACAATGAGATTAAGTGTCCATCACATGTATTATTAATGAACATCCACCTCACAACTCACTGGAGCAACATTTAGACTGATCATTAAGTCATGATAAATGACTGGTTCCAGGTCCTTAGTCAGTTGAACATCAAACTCTACACCAATAGCTCCCTATAGCAGCAGAGATAGTGATGCATCACATGTGAAAGTGTGACAGACTTTTCATGCCTGTGTCagccatgaaattacaatgcaACACAATACTGAGATGAGTTTAGCAGTATAAAGTGTTTATACACTTACCAGTTCAGTGGCTTTCTCAAAAGAAGCTATCGTGTTCTCTATTGTGTCCGTTGGCCTAAAAACACAACAAATAATAGATACCTCTCGCAGTGTTACAAACTATGTTATACTTCAtttagttgtgactgctctCATATGAATGGGAGAAGGAAAATGAGACTAATGATACAACATCTAATCTCACAACATTAGTAAGTGCTAAGTTAATTGATTATGGTGGTATGTACCAACCACCAGGCCCACAACCATGTTTTACTCCTCCATCAGTTAATTTTACAACATTTCATATCACCATTGGCATAAGGAGTGACCATTGGACTGGGTACTATTGGTGTTTTTATAGATGGACTGAATTGTACTTTAACCGTTAGTGTATATGTATTGAACTGACCCTTCCCTTGAGCTGTACATGACCTCAGAAATAATGACCTTACACATCATATAATGCACAACATAATGACATGCTTCCTCAAATTTTAAGTTTATTATATTATTTGTTTAACATACCATGTTGTACACATCAATacgactgaagttacagagcgtTTAGAATAGGCATTTATATATCGAAACCACCAAATATAATCGAATatggctagggacccgccgataatgctggcataattttgagcataataggtacctaaaagcattgagcataatgccagcataataggttaaatatttgtacgatagtgtaaattcttgctggaaaaatgacaattgcaaaataagatcgatatactctaatagagcagtcagtaactctaatagaacaatcatcaaactgactgttctattagagtatatcgatcttatctcttacatgcaggcgtGCAGCAAggatttattatttgtgttctagccactcatttttttctttctatacagtgttaaactagtagcaaagcatatgaactaaggcatggaCATTAAGCATagtcgagcataataggtaaatattgagcattaatttaagcataatatgtgaatttttgagcagtgcagcatagcataataggtaaaattatgagcataatcggcgggtccctacatatGGCAGTTGCGATGGTGAGAGGGTTAACTCTAGAAAAAACAATGATCGTTTCAACCCTATTAATAACCAAACCCATTGCTTGTGTAAGAGAACATAAACCACTAGTAAATGTAATCAGGATATACAGAAGCTCCAAAAAGTTAATGAAATGAATACTCCCTAATAATTGTAACTAAAAGCCATACAAATGGTAGATTGTGTGCAGCACATGTGATGTGCATCCTCAAGAAAATAAACCAGAAACACCTAGTGATTATGTTGTGTATGATACAGTCATAATATAGTTACAGGTACCAATATAAGCCATGATTACAAGCTGGAGGCTTCCAGCACAATTGGAAAATAGACAACTGGTCTGAGGTCCAGGCTATTGATTGTTTTAATTCTTTCCCTTGCTGCTTCAGGCTGAGCTTACAGCCATCTGAGAATGAAAGTACGAGCTATGAGTAATCACATGACCAAGTAGTCCATGCAAGTTTGTGTTCATGCAGATATGTACAGTATCATCAGGAGCCCATAATTTAGTTATTTGTAACCAACATTACCTTATTCAGCAAACCAATAATTGGATCTAATTTGTGGTACATTTTATTGGCTTCAATGACCAATGTATGTTATGGCTTCTTGATAAAATTGTGAACCGATCTTCACAATTGAGCATGATTTTGTCGAAACAAATCTGGATACAGTGACGAAGAATGCTACATCTTGAAGTGCACTGAAGTCGCTATGGAGTTGCATTTACAGATGATACAATGCCAGGCGCCACTGGACTATCCAAAATAAACCAGTCTCAAATAAAGGTCCTATTTGTTTACAGGAATGAAGTAAAAGCTTTCAGCCGTTTGTATGAGAAAATACTGTGCTTATAATATTTGTAGGGAAGCTAGTCAGCAATGGTTAAATGTGACTGAGcatgcgaaaatagggcatgtgggcacatgatttttgcctactttttcaaacttccatcactcataactttttataccattacgctatggaaatgcaattttcagatcttagtaagcatttaattggctttatgatgcaagatacagaatgtaaatattttGTTCAAGTagtgagatatgacctgtagtgtgactgggtgtagtttgtgcccacatgccctgtttccgcaggcccggtcacaaataacaCCTCAGTTGATCTTTAGAAGGATTAATTGATCAACCctaataacagttatttttcaccAGTAGTAGATTTTGACTCACTGCATTAGTTGGTATAGCTGTAGAGGAGGTAGGAATACTTTAGGAAGATCCCACAGCCACTACATTACTCACCACGAACTCCATGAAAAATGGCACCAAGCATCAATTTAGTTAGGTGCAATGCCATTCATCACACCACTTAGAAAACAGCCTTCTTCATACTATTGAGGGTCATGAATTAATATTGCTTTTTTTTGAAATTGACAATAATTACAAACAACTACATAAACATGTCCTCAATGACAGTATCTGTCATTGAGGGTCATGTGAAATAGCAAATAAACTATGCAATTAAGGTAAATGATTTAGATGGTGCTTAAAGCATGTCCAACCCCCTATGGTATACCTCATTGACAGATACTGTCCCTGTATAGGACGTgagtagtggtgtgcgatatatcgaaaaatatcgatatcgcgataattTGTcaatatcgttatcgtatcgatttctGGGCTGGGCTGTGGACATGGACCCATGCGTATACGTAGGCACGATGCTTTATGTGATGTGATATATCATGCTTTACTTCAGGACAACACTGGTTGCCGTAAAGAGCAACGGTGTGCTGGTTCCCGATTGGATCGcccgggtgatgtttttcaccctgactttgtGCATGGGAAGCCTGCGTACTTCGATGTTACTGTGCGTTGTCCATTACAAGAATCTCTGTTGGGTCGGTCTGCAGTTTCAgcaggtgtggctgctgctaagggagaagaagataaggatgctcaccatgatgagcttgtacaggctgctggaggtgtttttgtccccctggtggttgagtccttgggtttgtggtctgctgctggtcgtcctgtcttgcaggatattgctttgaggacaaccaccaggagtggcatttctcatggcctagcataccgccatctgctagagcaactctccgtttgtctgtggcgccacaatgcccggacatttttacatctgtTTAGCCTGTTGTttggcagtcctttgtgggagttgaactctgtttcatgctcccactccctgcagtttggtcagtagtctgcagggctttcttgttaaggcccctgtccgggggttttgctgtgtgtatgctggcggtccatgcggtgtttttgtaggcctgtgtaggctctgtaggtttagctgcttttactttcttctgctttttgtcatttataaattaaattaggtttaacttctggctagagatcggggaggatgggagtgccattagggccggaattaaaaaataataataataaaaaaagaaaaaaaatttctataccactttagcagatttcgaatCGAAAAttttcgataattatcgaaatattaaagaatatttcgataaatcaaCAGCATTTAGtatgtgattgcgcaatcaggctagaaatgaaggttggttctgtacaatCTAGCCACTTAAaaagcttgtctaccagttttctaggcttctATGCAATGGTTTTGGagtgtaaattgtatttgaaacatatttataaatatcggccgcccacgcaattactccacccacacaattaaaaattatcgaaaattgaatcgaaatttcgatatttaccctaTTATTGTATCGATATCGAAATGAAAATCCTGACATCGCATACCACTAGTGAGAAGGTCAAGCTATGTGCATGGTGTCTAGCATagtaaacacttactgattaaGACAGAATGTCATCCCATTACCACGATGTCCTATAATCATAGAATGACCCACCCACTGATGTAGTTTAGACACCCTCCACTGGTCATTGATTTTCCAGTCAGCCAATGAATCACAGGGCAGCACCACGATGTAATCCACTGCTTAATATAGTAACACATCATTTCTTTCCTAATTTACTGACCTGATATAGTCCCAACAGGAAGTAGGTCAGCATCATGTAAAGTTAGTGTAAGAGTTCCCTCCAAATTCCTCAATTGTTGAGGTAGGACACTTGCTCTACCCACGACTTCCTTGTTGGAGTCACTACAGACTTCAAACCCATAACTCTGTAATAATACATATCACAACAAGTTAACACTATTACTAGTAACTACTCACATAACACTTGTAGTCTGGTACCCTTAACATCCATAGTTGTGGTAATAGTAACATCGGGTGACCAACTTTAGTGTCCAGCTCTTGGCAGCGACCAGTTACTGAGTCTAGAAACTAATAGTAACAATATTGATTATTAGAAAGGATATTAACAACACAACTGGCTACTCTATGTGACGACACTTTGACAActttatatatacacatataccgCACAAGCACATCAACTCACACAAGCTTTGAAATTGCTCGGTGGAGAAGGCTATAGCACAAACAACAAACACATTAATACAGGTAGGATGTTATTATAGCATAATTAACTCTCATATTATATTCTTAGCTTATACATCATGCTTATACTTGATTTTGCAAAACATTATGCACTACTTGGTTACTGTTCATTAAACACAGCATATAATAACTAAACTGACGTTCACCGGTGGACATGTTGCATGCGCCACCGGTGAACGTGAGTTGTTCTCTCTGCCATGTCGTTTCGGTGGGCTCGGTATGGATGACCCTACAGCTTTCTGTGAATCTCAGTTTGATGCTTCCCTGCGAATTACTGCACCACTAAAAGACTTGATTATTAGTCAGGTAGCACATGCTCATCCCCCAGATACTCGATCCATCAAGACTCAGGTTcaccttttggtgccaccctgtcattttgacaaattaaataaataataataataataaccaacACCGGCGTGAGGCTTCTAAGAAACGGGCTCTTGAGATCAGAAATGGTCTCTCTTCACAGCTTCAAAGAGCTATTGATCTGAATAGTGAACCTGGAGCCTCTTCTTGGCTTCTGGCTTTACCACTGCAAGACCAGGGTTACCATCTGACAAAGCAGGAGTTCTGGGATGCTCTTCACCTGCGATAAGGATGGACTTtattagggtccgcaatccgaaaaatcaactttcacaaatcgatccccctaccattgtgggatgttcattgtagtatcccattgctagatccaccatgaaaccggaggcacggttgttgtcttcacagaactatcgattttagtatttcgtgagatgaaaaaattatttttaaaatttcaggctccacacaaagaacaggatagaacttgctgcttatctagatattatctagagttaatgtagttaaaaagtacgcacagtaataagcaaatgattcactgggttcccggcacagggttgctttctctcaaaaagcagaaaacgaaacacgaattttcgaattcaaactgccctaccagccaagacaagaaaagccaactcttcctcatagtgatgtgttaaggttggatgcatagtctgtctatgctgttagtttgaaaaggatctgagacttctcaccatctgggtgaagaacatCAAAagtttcgtgcgtcatttcaagggattctctcaatggtaccaaagtgctttccagtacttctgatgccacactggtcacttaattttgtttagaatgatgataaatgatggttcaaaacgtttggtagtagtagtagttgatgtttctgtgatttcatatgatgcagtataccagcagctcaccaggagctccacccagctcgaataaaaaaatgaaagattttgtgcatttttcggtttgttttgggatgttttgcagcataatggtgatgtagggtgatctagtgaagatttgaaactgctgtggagcgttagaggtgaagtcaaatttggacgattttgctgcctcccttgatgcatagcttagagcgaggcgtggaagctgtggatgaaataataattgacaaccgctgttaccaaacgttcagggacatcttttgccatagttttagtctataattgatgattgttgtggctgcagaagcgctggaaataaGTAGAATTCgtaacacaattctttgatgctgcaaaaaatttttacgctcgtcacccagatggtgagaagtctcagatcttttccaaactaacagcatagacagactatgcacccaaccgtatcgaaacactatgaggaagagttggcttctcttgccctgggtggtagggcagtttgaattcgaaacttcgtatttctttgtctgttttttcaaagaaagcaaccctgtgccgggcacccagcaaaccatttacttatttctgtgcgtagttttcaactacaacaactctggatacgatttggctaagtagcaagtttcatccggtcctttgtgttgagcacgaaattttaaaaataaatcttgcatcttgtgagacactgaaaatgatatttctgtgaagacaacaatcgcgcctccggtttcatggtggatcaagcaatgggatactacaatgaacatcccacaatggtagggggattgatttgtagaagttgatttttcggattgcggaccctaactttATTGAATACTCCTAGCCACTGTGTGAGTGGTTCACCTTTCACTGGAGGTCACGGACCGGAGGTCACGGACCGGAGGTCACGGACCGGAGGTCACGGACCGGAGGTCACGGACCGGAGGTCATGCCCAAGTTGCAGAAGCAAAAGGCCAAGGACAAGCCGTACACCAGAACTACTCAGGACAACAGCTCTTCTGCCAGCAACATCGACGTGGAAGA
Encoded here:
- the LOC136267652 gene encoding glycerophosphocholine phosphodiesterase GPCPD1-like, whose amino-acid sequence is MLLLPQLWMLRVPDYKCYSYGFEVCSDSNKEVVGRASVLPQQLRNLEGTLTLTLHDADLLPVGTISVDYIVVLPCDSLADWKINDQWRVSKLHQWVGHSMIIGHRGNGMTFCLNQPTDTIENTIASFEKATELGAIGVEFDVQLTKDLEPVIYHDLMISLNVAPDHYFDVLLKDLTYDQIKSFKIEKMRTQS